The proteins below are encoded in one region of Hemiscyllium ocellatum isolate sHemOce1 chromosome 3, sHemOce1.pat.X.cur, whole genome shotgun sequence:
- the gpr63 gene encoding probable G-protein coupled receptor 63, with protein MVYSPLLTAHAGTSNSTIVNSEHTYFNSSAHAVIHNEMELSVAEGSATYKTAEGNSMENSTAIPTQSVYGGIGLPVQIFLSAVLVVIALISFLGNFIVCLMVYQKAAMRSAINILLASLAFADMMLAVMNMPFALITVNTTHWIFGDIFCRVSAMFFWLFVIEGVVILLIISIDRFLIIVQRQDKLNPYRAKLLIAISWGMAFCMAFPLAVGSPHLPVPPRAPQCVFGYSTDSGYRAYVLLIIIMFFFIPFMLMLYSFMGILNTVRHNAIRIHSSSDSICLGQASKLGLMSLQRPCQLSIDMSFKTRAFTTILILFIVFTFCSAPFTTYSLVSTFSSSFYHKGNFFEISTWLLWLTYLKSALNPLIYYWRIKKFRDACLELMPKTFKFLPQLPGRTRRRIRPSAIYVCGEHRSVV; from the coding sequence ATGGTTTATTCTCCACTTTTGACTGCACATGCAGGGACCTCAAATAGCACAATTGTCAATTCTGAACATACCTATTTCAACTCTTCAGCACATGCTGTAATTCACAATGAGATGGAACTCTCTGTTGCTGAAGGATCTGCCACTTACAAAACTGCAGAAGGTAATTCCATGGAAAACAGCACAGCAATTCCCACTCAGTCAGTCTATGGGGGGATAGGCCTTCCTGTGCAGATCTTTCTTTCTGCCGTTCTAGTGGTAATAGCTTTAATTTCTTTCCTGGGAAACTTTATTGTCTGTCTCATGGTGTATCAGAAAGCAGCCATGCGATCAGCTATTAATATCCTTCTGGCAAGTTTAGCCTTTGCAGACATGATGCTTGCTGTAATGAATATGCCCTTTGCCCTCATCACTGTTAATACTACACACTGGATCTTTGGTGATATTTTTTGCAGAGTGTCTGCCATGTTTTTCTGGCTTTTTGTGATAGAGGGAGTTGTTATCTTGCTTATAATTAGCATTGATCGCTTTCTCATCATAGTTCAACGTCAAGACAAATTGAATCCCTACCGTGCTAAGCTGCTCATTGCCATCTCATGGGGTATGGCTTTTTGTATGGCCTTTCCCCTTGCCGTTGGTAGTCCACACCTGCCAGTGCCACCTCGCGCTCCACAGTGCGTATTTGGATATTCTACAGATTCTGGTTATCGGGCTTATGTTTTGTTAATAATAATTATGTTCTTCTTCATCCCATTCATGCTGATGTTGTACTCTTTCATGGGTATCCTCAACACGGTCCGGCATAATGCTATTCGGATCCATAGCAGTTCAGATAGCATTTGTTTGGGCCAAGCCAGTAAGCTTGGACTCATGAGCCTGCAGAGACCCTGCCAACTAAGCATTGACATGAGCTTCAAAACACGTGCCTTCACTACCATCCTGATCCTCTTCATTGTCTTCACCTTCTGCTCAGCGCCATTCACCACATACAGCCTTGTTTCTACTTTCAGCAGTAGTTTTTATCATAAAGGTAACTTTTTTGAGATAAGCACGTGGCTCCTTTGGTTAACCTACCTCAAATCTGCACTCAACCCATTAATTTACTATTGGAGGATTAAAAAATTCCGTGATGCTTGCTTAGAGCTGATGCCAAAAACCTTTAAGTTCTTGCCACAGCTGCCAGGACGTACTAGAAGGCGAATTCGTCCAAGTGCCATTTACGTTTGTGGAGAGCATCGATCTGTGGTTTAA